The Musa acuminata AAA Group cultivar baxijiao chromosome BXJ1-8, Cavendish_Baxijiao_AAA, whole genome shotgun sequence genomic sequence ATGTGAATTGCCAATAGCTCAAATGACAAAGATGAAAAATTCAGTGACTGATGTTGCTAATGATAGCATGATTCTTGCAGTTGATACCAGAAGGAGACAGCTACGATGATGAATCGCGAGCGCTACAGCCATATGCAGATTCAACCTCCACCACAGAGATTGTATCACAATGGAATGTATTGCAGTTCAATACAGGTTCTACAGCCTCTTTCATCGTAAAATGTGGTGCAAACTCTAGCTTGGAGTTGGTCATCAAAGCAGATGCTCGTGTAGAGGAGCCCAAGGGAGGTGAGATCATCAGAGTTGTTCCAAGGCCCTCAGTTCTATCTGACATGAGCTTTGAGGATATCAAGAAAGTGTTTGATCAGTTGCCCGAAGCTATTAGCTTGCTAGCGCTTGCGCGGACAGCTGATGGCACCAGAGCCAGATATTCTAGATTGTACAGGACTTTGGCCAGTAAAGTCCCGTCCCTGAAAGATTTAGTTGCTGAGCTGGATAAGGGAGGAATATTGAAAGATGTGAGAACATGAATACAGCAGTATCCGTTTATTCAAACTGGTGGTGCCTTTACATAAAACTTTTTATCCAGTCAAAAGTACCCCTTTGGTGGAGGCACCTGATATTGCTAATGTTTACCTTTGTGGACTACAAGACTATAATCGGAAAGAGAGAAATCACCGGCTGATGAAGTAGCTTCTCAGAGACACTACATTAGCAATTCCTGATTAACCAAAAGGACATTGTGGTGTCGCACACGAGATCATGTTGTACATCTTCATTTTTCCTATTCATTGTTGCCCGGAAGACATGAAAGGAGCATGGAGAATGTGAAAACATCTGTATTCATCGGTATGTAATGTACATGTATTTAGCATTTTTCTTTTCGTGTTCTTGTGTTGTGTTACGTAGGAATGCTTTTTCTGCCCTTTACCATCCTCCATGCTTTTTGTTTCTCACTTGGACACGAATACTAAAATCAAGTGTTTGCCTTTGTTCTTATGGCTTGGAGCCCATATATATGATGGTGTTGAATGTTTCTATGTATTGTGTTTACATTACATTGTCACATAACAAAACTGTTGGAAGACTTATTATTATTCCTTGAGATCAGCTCGTCCGATGAGAAcctttgcatgttaactcctcagGGCGAACATCTTCCCACCAGCATTTGGAAAACAAGTCGAAGTTAGATTAATCGTGACATGCATCTAAATTGCTCATAATAGATTCATCTTAGAAGGATCTtttgagaaaaatatcattttaataGTTCCTAGTGATCGATCCAACCTTCACATTCGTTGGAGCATCTGGTCGACCTTTGATCCACGTTACCATCAGTGATCGAATGAATGAGATAGACGTAGATTTTGTGAAGGCCATAACTTCGTTTTCCTAAAGTAGGAGGAGTACTCTTTTCCATCAACTCAAAATGTACTCTGGCGCGAcaaacatcttgatgcatcgcagCTAAACAAAATATCCAAAGAGCCCAATGCACCCTAACGAGACTAACCATATCGATGCTTTCGCGTGGGCTGAAGGAATATGTCTCATTAAGCAGCATCAGAATAATGCACAAATTACTGCACCATATGATTGATGATAATAACACAGTCTCAAAAGCTCTAAAGTTGACATGCAATGATTCCTCCAAACCCCAAGGATATCAATTCAAGATTGTTAATCCCAGAAAAGACAAGATGTATGCGGCAAATGTTACAACTCCCAATGGTAAAGTAATGTCAGCCATGCCTCTGGCACAATCTTCCAGGCCACAGAAATGCTCCAGGCAATAACTCCaaccatggagagagagagagagagagagagaggatgttcTTTCACTTCAAAGCCTTTACTTGCCTTCGGAGAGGATGCATTCAGATGGCCAAAGTACAGCTTTTCCTGCCTCTTGTGAGGAAATGAGGTTTTGGTTTTGTCTTGCTCTTTGCACCCTCATCGATACCATTGCTGTTGTTTTAGATGGCTCTCACACAGTTTCAGGGCCCGTTCAAACCATAAAGTACACCACAACCTGCTTCGAGCACTGCTAAAGACACATGAGAGATATGTACTGTGGACACAGACTGCCGCAGACCAGAGAAAGAGAGGTACTGATGGAgatcatggagagagagagagagagagaacgagtgATAGCCCGCGTGGGTACCTGCCTGCTGTACTTCACCGCCTCCTCTCTGAAGAAGAAACCCCAGCCATTCATCTTGCTCTCCTCATGAGCAGTGCTTCCCATTCGCCTCGAGATCCAATAGGAGATCGCTACATGAATAACCCCACACGGTGTTGGAGATCGATTCCAACCATGCAAGCGTGAGAGCAACCGATGATCTGAGCTGTGTCTATCCATGAACATGATATTTAAACTGGGGGGAAATGAAGAGAACTAACAAAGTGAAATTGATAGAAACAAGATCAAGAACTAGAGTTCGATTTCCTTTGTAACACTGTGATGCAACCATGGCAAATCCGAACAAGCCAAAAATTCTGAAAGAAGCACAACACTCCTTCAATTCCCAGCGCGATGACAGAGAAACGTAGATCACCAGACAATactagagaaaagagagagagagagagagagagagagactaagcAAAGAGCGAGGATTAAGGTCGAATTAGAAAGGTGGTGGAGGCGGAGGGTGAGCGGAGGGCGGCCAAATGACGTCTGACATGAGGTGGTCACCGTAGATGGACATGCCGCAGGACTCTGCTGCTGTCCCGTCGTGGCACCGCTGTTGCTGATGCTGGTGATGGACGTGCGGCTCGTGCTCCTCTGCCTCACCACCCTGGCCGCCCCCGGAGATCGAGACGGATATCGACACGTTGTCCTCGACTGGCAACCGATGGAAGGTCGGGTTCGAGAACGCCGCCGACACGACCACCACAGTCCCCGCCGCAATCAGCGGTCCCGCCACCGTCCCGCCCACGACCTGCCCCTGCGGCCCGGCAAGGGAGATGGATATCTCGCCACCGATCCTGGGGGAGACCGCCGCCATGGCCGGCGGGAGGAACGTGGCGGAGATGGACAGGATCTCGAACCGCCCGCGGAAACCGATGGTCGCGGCCTGGGGTGGCGGCGGCGCCCCGCCGAAGTGCGGCTGGCGGAGGGCGACGTTCGCAACGGAGCCGGTGCCGGCGAGGACGCATATCCCAAGGTTGCGGCGCCGTGCGAAGTGGGCGAGCGACTGAGCCACGTCGTGCCCCGCGGGGATCTCGAGCACGTGCGGCCGCATGGCCGCCGGCGCCTCTGCTTCGCGCGTGATCACCACGGGCGTCTTCGGCTTGTTCTTGGACCCCAGCGGGCGTCCCCTCCGCCGCTTCGCCACCTCGATCGTGGCGCCATCTCCACCTCCTCCGTCGCCACCGCTGTTGACCACCACCAGACCTCTCTCCGCGGTCTGTTCGATGACGTCGGCTTTGGCCTTCTTGACCTCTGCGCTGCTCCTGGAGCTGTCCACTTCGTCCGACAGGCATTCTCTcttatgcagcagcagcagctgttgGTGTTGTCGAAGGCAATGGTGCTGAAAGCGTGGGATGACATCCTTCCTCTCGTCGTCCTGCTTGCCCTTCATGTTGTACTCCAAGAAGCTATCCAAGATCACACAAATCGAGTTAAACACCAGTAACAAGGCCGGAGATAGGAAGAGGCAGAGGTGGATGGGATGTTGGCTTCCGACCACAGTGGTGGGGAAGATACGGAAGCAAGCAAGGGGACATGTATGGGGGGAGGATGAATGGGGTTGCGTTCACCTGTTTCCATCTTTATCCTGGCTGGCCAAGTGGTGTGAAGTTGATGGCTGCACCCACTGGATACGGCAGCCAGAATCCAACGCCAAATCTAGTGTAATTCAATCGTATAAGCTAATCTTTTCGTTTTATTGCCACTCCATCCGCCCACCTCCTTTGAAAGTCCAAAGAAAATTgcggcttctctctctctctctctctctacgtctctctctctctcttccagctTTGACAGGCCACCATGGAGGGAGGAACAGGAACTCCACGAAGGGACGCACGATTGTCGCGACACCTCGAGACGAATGAGTACGAGTCCCGGAAGGAGATTAATGCTTCATGCTCGATCCTGATTCAAGTCAGAAACGATGGAAATGGAAGTCAAGTCTGGCCCGACCTCGTGCATGGCCACCGGATGGTGAGGCGGAGTTCGACATCGACGTGAACGTCACGACGAAGACAGCGAAGGGATGAGAACAAGAGGCGATAGTACGACCATAGATGTCGGCCATGGGTCAAAATGGGAGAAACAAAATGATAAGAAGCGACTCATTTGTCTGTGTGGGTGTGTGCGGACGAGGTTTTGGTGGTTTATTGTTCTTCGCCTAAGTAGGTCACACTACTTTGCATGTCCAAGTTGCCTTTCTTTATTGTTGGGGTTTCCTTATCTCGTATTGTCGTGAGTTTATTTGAGTTAAGCCGATCCAATGAATTGTCTTCTAAAAATTTAATCGATCGGAAAATATTTATGTGTGAGATGAGAAAAATATACAGAGAGAATATAATAGTTTTAAACTATTAGGAATAAGATAGATCGTTTCCGACTAAACATTAAGGACATACAAACGAAATCAAATTCAAATATTAATGATATCCAATCCGATGTATATTAATTATGATCTATCTGGTGTCGAAAGTCAAATTATGATGAGACTAAACGGAGATGATAGATATGAATAAGTCAACCATTTGAATCCAAGATACAAAATTATCCATCTCAAattgttaattattttttttaatattcttaaattaatttattgaGTCAGAGCCCTTCACTTCGGATCAAAGTTGATAATCGTATGCTCATTAAACTTTTGTTATATTGATTGAAATCTTTTCatttttaatataactaaattgaCGTATTAAATAAGATGCTACATCATAATTAAGCAAAATCAGTTTAAGGGTAAAATTCTCAAAACCTAATGAGACTATCATTTATATCTTATATCCATCcactgaatttttattttttaaaataaaaaaaaaattaatttgatataattttagaTGAAAAAGTCAAAATCACAAGttgagagaaaaataaatttgagagaaaaaaataaattagggTTTTAATTAATGTGATCTTGTTTGCTCCCTAATTAGAAAGTCATGATAATTGTCTCCTCTAATTGTACATTATTTGGGGTATCCATACAAATTATACAGTACACATGTGGAGATAGATAAAAGGAGTCTCTGATTAAGAAGTTCTAAATACATTTTATGATCTAAAAGATCGATACATCTTCAAATTGATTAGCGGTTTAATAATTGATCATTGCATAGTTAATTCCAATATAAGGGGAGGTCAAAGAAAATTAATGGTGAGATATTTTGGAAATGAtaatgaataaaatatttcaCTTTATCCATGTTTGAGATATTTTTGGgtacttatattttttaatttatacttAACTCAAACCCGATTAATCCAATTCAAAAGAATTACATAATTATAGGtattgaaaaagaagaaaaaaaaaagtgtgtcTAAATGTCAGCTACAAATGATAGTAGATAGAGCACATAGCAATCTCACCACATCCACTTCTAATCCAACTATTATTTGTATTTGATGTAAGGTCtgtcgtaccggtccgacaggccaacggTACGCGGATCGCTCTGTACCATATCGAGCACTGTAGcattgtagtagtgctacagtgctcgatacCCTGAATGTATCGCTCAGtatacctgggtgtaccgagtggtataccgtatcgtaccggtatcgagcctgggtcgaaacgtcggtacgatacggtacgacAGACCTTGATTTGATGACACAATATATTTGTTTCATGACATATCAAAATCTTTACCTGTTAAgttaacaaatatatatatatatatatatatatatatatatatatatatatactcaatttatattagttcataaacaataaattgggatGTTGTCATAATTAAAAGTCACCCTCAATTAATAATTTGAGTTACTTGATCGATGACTTCAAATTGTTTTGATCTTTTCGAGGATAACATATTTTTCTAAAGGATAAATAGTAAATATGAGATGTGATCTCATAATTTTTCTATCAAAACTTTATGGGATGATGTTGTGTACTCTTAACTTGAGGCAAATGAAAAAGAATTATCGGATGAAGATTTTAATCTTTGAATTAAGGtaaatgagttgggtatattattATCAAACTAGTATTTTACTAAAGGATATTGTTGaattttttgtaaaaatattttattttctattaataatgatGTACATATAAataattgtatattttatgaccaTTTGGAAGCCTATTTACTCTCAGTAGTTCCAAGTTATCTTatgtattattatcatttatGGATGAGTCCAATAAATTAAATTAACTAAATTGCACCTATCATGAATTTTCAATTGCAAATTTGCTTGGAAGATGGCATACCCAAATTATTTAtagagagataaaaaaaaaaggaagagaaacatCACCCTACTCAAGTTGTTATTTCCTTCTTAAAATGGTCaaaaatcatatatatcatatcctaattttttttaacaaatctcccAATTTCATTTGGAATTTCCAAATTAATTTTTCAtacaatttaatataatattccaATATTTCCAGTGAAGGAAATACTTATTTCAAACAAACATCAAAAGTTGTTTTTCTTTGTAATAATTAAAAGATGAGCATTGAGCATGGAAAAAGTGGTCAAAATTGTAATAATAAGGACCACTTGGGGATAACCATAGAattggggggagagagagagagtgtgtgtgtgtgtgcatgcatCCCAAGAAAGGGTGGAAGACCAAAGACCATTCCCTTATTGGTCAACCCTTTACTATGCTTCTTGCCATGAATACCCTCATCTTTTTGTCATTTTCTTTCactctcactctcctctctttttATAAAATTCATTTGTATTTATAAGAATATCAAATTTATATTCTTATAATCTAGTATATCTCTGGGCATAAAAGAATATACATGAACATGAAattaattttaaagtcatttaatCATAGTCCTCACATGTCCCTCTACCAAGTCACAATGCTATAATTTTAAGGTCATCATAAATGTAGCTTTAGATGCAAAAGATGCAAAGGCCATCATATAATATAAGATTAACTAATTAATCAAATAAAGATAGGCTTTCATAAATTTACATGGTTAGTTGTTTTACAATGGTTAATAATAATACCACTGTCAAGATGGGTGTCATTGTAATTTCACCACaagtttaattttaattttattctttAGTATGGATGGATATGAAAAAGCCAAAAACTATTTCTCCTAAATCATATATTGTACAACAACATCATGCATATTTCTAATTATAACTTAGTTATTCTTTAACAATCATCATGATCCCTCTTTGCACCCTCCCATGAACCCCTTTTGTGTATTCCTCTTTCCAAGTTGTTTATTGCTCTCCCTGCCATTTTGCCTCCCATCCACCAAAGAGACTCATGCCCTCTCCTCCACCAAATGCCCTACATAACACCTCCTTTCCTGTGTGTCTATGCAACAGTTGCCCCCTCCTCTTCCTTTGAAGACTGATATCACTGAACTCATTTCCTCCCTGAAAAGGAGCCACCTTTGGAGGACAAGAGGGGAGGAAGAGGAACAAGGGCTCCATTCCCACTAGAAAAATCCCATCTTTTCTCTTTTTGAATCTGTGTCTCTATTGTGAACTCCATGAGAAAGAGCCACCtttgaagaagaagagagggagaagaggatCAAGGGCTCTATATCCATTATAAATATCTCATCTTGTCTCTGTTTGAATCTGTCTCTATCCTGAACTCCTTGGAAAAGAATCACATTCGAAGGAGAAGCAAGGGAGGAAGAGAAACAAGGGCTCTGTTTCCACCGGAAAGATCCCATCTTTGAATCCGTGTCTATATTCTGAATTTCACAGAAAAAAAAACTACCTTTGAAGGAGAAGAGGGGAGGAAGAGGAGCAAAGGCTCTTTTTCAAAGATATCATCTATCCTTTCTTTCAGTTGAAGTCTCTGTTGCAACCGATGGATCCAAGTTATGACTCCGCTTCGTCTATCCTCCTCTGCGCTGAGGACAACAGTAGCATCATGGGCTTTGGTGGTGATGAGGAGGGTGGGCATGGGTTTGACCGGGTTCCTGAAGCAAAAAATTTGGATTTTTA encodes the following:
- the LOC135588121 gene encoding AT-hook motif nuclear-localized protein 17-like yields the protein MKGKQDDERKDVIPRFQHHCLRQHQQLLLLHKRECLSDEVDSSRSSAEVKKAKADVIEQTAERGLVVVNSGGDGGGGDGATIEVAKRRRGRPLGSKNKPKTPVVITREAEAPAAMRPHVLEIPAGHDVAQSLAHFARRRNLGICVLAGTGSVANVALRQPHFGGAPPPPQAATIGFRGRFEILSISATFLPPAMAAVSPRIGGEISISLAGPQGQVVGGTVAGPLIAAGTVVVVSAAFSNPTFHRLPVEDNVSISVSISGGGQGGEAEEHEPHVHHQHQQQRCHDGTAAESCGMSIYGDHLMSDVIWPPSAHPPPPPPF